A DNA window from Brassica napus cultivar Da-Ae chromosome C1, Da-Ae, whole genome shotgun sequence contains the following coding sequences:
- the LOC106401823 gene encoding EH domain-containing protein 1, whose amino-acid sequence MEIDSVAAGSCSKENQLIYKEWFEFADSDGDGRITGSDAIKFFSMSNLPRPELKQVWAIADAKRQGYLGFKDFIVAMQLVSLAQTGHEISHDVLHSDVDFKNMNPPVMEGLGVLMAKKKHSSSKSSDLNVNGSPSADASLTAHWFSSKSSKKISLSSVTSIVDGLKRLYIQKLKPLEVAYRFNDFVSPLLTNSDFDAKPMVMLLGQYSTGKTTFIKHLLKASYPGAHIGPEPTTDRFVVVMSGPDERSIPGNTVAVQADMPFSGLTTFGTAFLSKFECSQMPHPLLEHVAFVDTPGVLSGEKQRTQRAYDFTGVTSWFASKCDLILLLFDPHKLDVSDEFKRVISSLRGHDDKIRVVLNKADQVDTQQLMRVYGALMWSLGKVLNTPEVSRVYIGSFSDKPINEAATGPIGRELFEKEQDDLLADLKDIPKKACDRRINEFVKRARAAKIHACIISHLKKEMPAIMGKAKAQQKLVDNLEDVFGKVQREHHLPKGDFPNVEQFREVLSGYNIDKFEKLKPKMLQTVDDMLGYDIPELLKNFRNPYD is encoded by the exons ATGGAGATCGATTCCGTGGCAGCTGGTTCGTGTTCAAAGGAGAATCAACTGATCTACAAGGAATGGTTCGAGTTCGCCGATTCAG ACGGAGATGGACGCATTACTGGTAGCGACGCGATCAAGTTCTTCTCCATGTCGAATTTGCCTCGACCCGAGTTGAAGCAG GTGTGGGCAATTGCAGATGCAAAGAGACAGGGGTATCTTGGTTTCAAAGATTTCATTGTTGCTATGCAG CTCGTTTCTTTGGCTCAAACTGGACATGAGATTTCGCATGACGTTCTTCATAGCGACG TTGACTTCAAGAATATGAATCCTCCTGTTATGGAAGGTCTAGGTGTATTAATGGCG aagaagaagcattCATCATCAAAGTCCAGTGATCTTAATGTTAATG GTAGTCCTTCTGCAGATGCATCACTTACAGCTCACTGGTTCTCTTCAAAATCTTCTAAAAAG ATTTCTCTGTCCTCCGTAACATCTATAGTCGATGGCCTGAAGAGGCTGTACATTCAAAAGCTGAAGCCACTCGAAGTTGCTTATCGGTTCAACGATTTTGTATCCCCTTTGTTG ACGAACAGTGATTTCGATGCAAAACCCATGGTAATGCTTCTGGGTCAATATTCCACAGGAAAAACAACATTCATTAAGCATTTGCTTAAAGCTAGTTATCCAG GAGCTCATATTGGACCTGAACCAACTACTGACAGATTTGTTGTTGTCATG TCTGGACCTGATGAAAGAAGCATTCCAGGGAACACAGTAGCGGTTCAAGCAGATATGCCATTCAGCGGTCTTACAACTTTCGGGACTGCCTTTTTGTCGAAGTTTGAATGTTCTCAGATGCCTCACCCT CTGCTGGAGCACGTAGCATTTGTCGACACTCCTGGAGTTTTATCAGGGGAAAAGCAACGGACACAGCGAGCATATGACTTCACTGGTGTTACATCATGGTTCGCCTCTAAGTGTGATCTCATCCTCCTCCTGTTCGATCCTCACAAGCTGGATGTAAGCGATGAGTTCAAGCGGGTTATTTCATCTTTACGAGGTCACGACGACAAGATCCGCGTTGTTCTGAATAAGGCTGACCAAGTGGACACTCAGCAG TTAATGAGAGTATATGGTGCTCTCATGTGGTCACTTGGGAAAGTTCTCAATACTCCCGAGGTTTCCCGTGTCTACATTGG TTCGTTCAGTGATAAACCCATTAATGAAGCTGCGACTGGTCCAATTGGGAGAGAATTGTTTGAAAAGGAGCAAGATGACCTTCTCGCTGATTTGAAAGACATTCCAAAGAAAGCTTGTGATCGTCGA ATAAATGAGTTTGTGAAAAGGGCAAGAGCTGCAAAGATACATGCGTGCATCATCAGCCATTTGAAGAAGGAGATGCCAGCCATAATGGGAAAAGCCAAAGCTCAACAGAAACTGGTAGATAACTTGGAAGACGTCTTTGGAAAG GTACAAAGAGAGCATCACTTACCAAAAGGAGATTTCCCAAACGTGGAGCAGTTCAGGGAGGTGCTAAGTGGTTACAACATCGACAAGTTCGAGAAGCTAAAGCCGAAAATGTTGCAGACTGTTGATGATATGTTGGGGTATGACATTCCAGAGCTCTTGAAAAATTTCAGAAACCcctatgattaa
- the LOC106399274 gene encoding uncharacterized protein LOC106399274: MTDIDIGTAAERNDDGGGRREPLINREKKFKRSVSNVHDELHSFRKYLRWMCVDQSSPWTAVLSWSMFVVFTLVVPAMSHFMLACANCDSHHSRPYDSGVQLSLSSFAALSFLCLSKFVSKFGLRRFLFFDKLWDESSTVRRGYTSQLNRSLKILFYFVAPCFLAMSSYKIWWYASGASQIPFLGNVILSDTVACLMELCSWLYRTTVIFLVCVLFRLICHLQILRLQDFAQVFQMDSDVGSILSEHLRIRRHLRIISHRYRIFILSSLILVTGSQFYSLLISTKSHAGLNVNSAGELALCSMTLVTALLILLRSASKITHKAQAVTCLAAKWHVCATIESFETVDGGTPRLVDRASGHGFYSTDVEIGDTDDSEDYGEEEDDFDNNDRIPAYAYSTISFQKRQALVHYFENNKAGITVFGFTLDRSTLHTIFGIEMSLVLWLLGKTIGIS, translated from the exons ATGACGGACATCGACATCGGAACCGCAGCAGAGAGAAACGACGACGGAGGAGGAAGACGAGAGCCGTTGATTAACCGTGAAAAGAAGTTCAAGCGTTCTGTCTCGAACGTGCACGACGAACTCCATAGTTTCAGGAAATATCTGAGATGGATGTGCGTGGACCAGTCGAGCCCTTGGACAGCGGTTCTCTCCTGGTCGATGTTCGTCGTTTTCACGCTCGTGGTTCCGGCGATGTCTCACTTCATGCTCGCTTGCGCCAACTGCGATAGCCATCACTCGAGGCCGTACGATTCTGGGGTTCAGCTTTCTCTCAGCAGCTTTGCGGccctttcttttctttgtctCTCAAAATTTGTCAGCAAGTTTGGTCTCCGACGGTTCCTCTTCTTCGATAAGCTTTGGGATGAGAGCTCCACTGTTCGCCGAGGCTACACCAGTCAGCTCAAT AGATCGCTTAAGATTCTCTTCTACTTCGTCGCTCCTTGTTTCTTAGCAATGAGCTCATACAAGATATGGTGGTACGCTTCAGGAGCATCTCAGATTCCTTTCCTCGGTAACGTTATCTTGAGTGATACAGTCGCTTGTCTGATGGAGCTCTGCTCGTGGCTCTACCGTACTACAGTGATCTTCTTGGTTTGTGTCCTCTTCCGTCTCATCTGCCATCTCCAGATCCTCAGGCTTCAAGACTTTGCTCAGGTTTTTCAAATGGATTCAGACGTTGGCTCCATCTTGTCTGAACATCTCCGCATCAGACGTCACCTGAGAATCATCAGCCACCGTTACCGAATCTTCATATTGTCGTCCTTGATTCTTGTCACTGGAAGTCAGTTTTACTCGTTGCTTATTAGCACCAAGTCCCATGCTGGATTAAATGTCAACAGTGCTGGAGAACTCGCT CTATGTTCAATGACGCTGGTCACTGCGCTGCTCATTCTACTACGAAGTGCCTCAAAGATCACACACAAGGCTCAGGCGGTGACTTGCCTTGCTGCAAAGTGGCATGTGTGCGCGACAATAGAATCATTTGAGACGGTGGATGGAGGGACTCCAAGGTTAGTTGATAGAGCAAGCGGACACGGATTCTATTCAACAGATGTGGAAATTGGAGACACAGACGATAGTGAAGATtatggagaggaagaagatgattttGATAACAATGATCGCATTCCTGCTTATGCTTATAGCACCATATCATTCCAAAAACGACAAGCTCTAG TGCATTACTTTGAGAACAACAAAGCAGGAATCACAGTGTTCGGGTTTACACTTGATAGAAGTACTCTCCATACAATATTTGGGATCGAAATGTCGCTTGTTCTCTGGCTTTTGGGTAAGACCATTGGGATCtcttga